One window of the Brevundimonas goettingensis genome contains the following:
- a CDS encoding vWA domain-containing protein, whose protein sequence is MITTDATGRVNSVDGVAVTGGRVPASSAVHGNIAPPPPSQPANTEHYPDATPNPVHRVADEPVSTFSIDVDTAAYSNVRRFIADGARPPKDAVRVEELINYFDYGYARPTNRAEPFAVTTAVAASPWSPGRQIVHIGLQGYELPAGERRPLNLTFMVDVSGSMNSPDKLALAQQAMNLIIDRLRPEDRVAVTYYASAVGTAVGPTSGAEKLTLRCAVASLSSGGGTAGAQGLVNAYDQAQAAFGADKVNRILMFTDGDFNVGVTDNKRLEDYVADKRETGIYLSVYGFGRGNYQDARMQTIAQAGNGTAAYVDDLDEARRLFGPQFDKGAFPIADDVKIQVEFNPGRVSEYRLIGYETRLLNEEDFSNDRIDAGEVGSGASVTALYEITPVGGPSQIPERRYDDNRRTPALQWGAGDPDGEVGFVQVRYKLPGQPTSRLIQHVVSNAGGDRVSAQPPESTRWAMAVAAFGQRLRGDPWMAANYDWASILDQAQGARGDDPYGDRAEVVQLIRAADSLSARGQP, encoded by the coding sequence GTGATCACCACCGACGCCACAGGCCGCGTGAATTCGGTGGACGGAGTCGCGGTGACCGGAGGCCGGGTCCCGGCCTCGTCAGCGGTCCACGGGAACATCGCTCCCCCGCCGCCATCGCAGCCGGCGAACACGGAACACTATCCGGACGCCACGCCCAATCCGGTTCACCGGGTCGCCGATGAGCCTGTCTCGACATTCTCCATCGATGTGGACACCGCCGCCTATTCTAACGTCCGCCGCTTCATCGCCGACGGCGCCCGTCCGCCGAAGGACGCCGTGCGGGTCGAGGAGCTGATCAACTATTTCGACTACGGCTACGCCCGTCCGACCAACCGGGCCGAGCCCTTCGCGGTGACCACGGCGGTCGCCGCCTCGCCCTGGTCACCGGGCCGTCAGATCGTCCATATCGGCCTGCAGGGCTATGAGCTGCCGGCGGGCGAGCGCAGGCCGCTGAACCTGACCTTCATGGTCGATGTCTCGGGTTCGATGAACTCGCCCGACAAACTGGCCCTGGCCCAGCAGGCGATGAATCTGATCATCGACCGGCTGCGGCCCGAAGACCGGGTGGCGGTGACCTATTACGCCTCGGCCGTCGGCACGGCGGTCGGGCCGACCTCGGGCGCCGAGAAGCTGACACTGCGCTGCGCCGTCGCGTCGCTCTCCAGCGGCGGGGGCACGGCCGGGGCGCAGGGGCTGGTCAATGCCTATGACCAGGCCCAGGCCGCCTTCGGCGCCGACAAGGTCAACCGCATCCTGATGTTCACCGACGGCGACTTCAACGTCGGGGTCACGGACAACAAGCGTCTGGAGGACTATGTCGCCGACAAGCGGGAAACCGGCATCTATCTGTCGGTCTATGGCTTCGGGCGCGGCAACTATCAGGACGCCCGGATGCAGACCATCGCCCAGGCCGGCAACGGGACAGCCGCCTATGTCGACGACCTGGACGAGGCGCGCCGCCTGTTCGGGCCCCAGTTCGACAAGGGCGCCTTCCCGATCGCCGACGATGTGAAGATCCAGGTCGAGTTCAATCCGGGCCGCGTCTCCGAGTATCGCCTCATTGGCTATGAGACCCGGCTCCTGAACGAGGAGGACTTCAGCAACGACCGCATCGATGCGGGCGAAGTCGGCTCCGGCGCCTCGGTCACGGCCCTTTATGAAATCACCCCCGTCGGCGGGCCGTCGCAAATCCCGGAGCGGCGCTACGACGACAACCGCCGGACACCGGCCCTGCAGTGGGGCGCGGGCGATCCGGACGGGGAGGTCGGCTTCGTTCAGGTCCGCTACAAGCTGCCGGGCCAGCCGACATCGCGGTTGATCCAGCATGTGGTCTCCAACGCCGGCGGAGACAGGGTCTCGGCCCAGCCGCCGGAAAGCACCCGTTGGGCCATGGCCGTCGCCGCCTTCGGCCAGCGCCTGCGCGGCGACCCCTGGATGGCCGCCAACTACGACTGGGCCTCGATCCTCGACCAGGCCCAGGGGGCGCGTGGCGACGACCCTTACGGCGACCGGGCGGAGGTCGTGCAACTGATCCGCGCGGCGGACAGTCTGTCCGCGAGAGGCCAGCCTTAG
- a CDS encoding TonB-dependent receptor — translation MTDSRAATLRALLFASSAAGMLCAAPALAADVAPEGPIAAAPDAQQSTAVGDVDVNGQRRRAEPESSKYVAPLVDTPRNVTVIPQQVIEQIGATSLQDLLRTSPGITMGAGEGGQPLADRPFIRGQSSGNNIFVDGIRDSGGQQREVFNLEQVEVIKGPDSAYSGRGSGGGSINLSSKTPKLVDFTNVSLGGGTDSYWRGTIDQNWRINDSTGFRINILSASGDVANRNAVDYDKLGVAASFAVGIDTATTATLSFNYLDSNQMPDYGIPLYTKKGSATTAPRPNASGVLDVPYDTFYGLTARDYLTNTVKSATLRLEHQLTPNLTIRNITRYAETLNDYVVTNPGDGGTAVLVNGVWWMKRGLKSRWNPVDTTANVTELFGTFNTGSIKHSFSLGAEFTHEVNDNASWTVTSLTGTACPAPLTGVDCTPLYNPNPSDPWTGTKVLGAITSNTTDTKAVYAFDSIELGDKWLLNLGLRWDDYSVDGVASTGLPVAEASWDFTNYQVGLVYKPTQNTSIYGSVSTSSTPPPVNGGDGNSSATPAQSILPPEDTLSYEIGAKASLFRQQLQLSIAAFSLTRENASVVVDGLAQPVGEVEVQGIEIGFSGNITPQWQVFGGYTYQSSELVQAADSSVNEGDPLANTPENNFSLFTTYRLLPKLVLGGGVYYVSDSNGGNQGGAGGGANGIYAPAYTRVDAFASYDLTERATLQLNVQNATDEEYILRTNGVHHADPAPGRSATLALNVRF, via the coding sequence ATGACCGATTCCCGCGCCGCGACGCTTCGCGCTCTTCTGTTCGCCTCCAGCGCCGCCGGCATGCTCTGCGCCGCGCCCGCCCTCGCCGCCGACGTGGCCCCGGAAGGCCCGATCGCGGCCGCCCCTGACGCCCAGCAATCGACCGCCGTCGGCGACGTCGACGTCAACGGCCAGCGCCGTCGCGCCGAACCGGAATCGTCCAAATACGTCGCCCCCTTGGTCGATACGCCGCGCAACGTCACCGTCATCCCGCAGCAGGTGATCGAGCAGATCGGCGCCACCTCGCTTCAGGACCTGCTGCGCACCTCGCCCGGGATCACCATGGGCGCCGGTGAGGGCGGCCAGCCGCTCGCCGACCGTCCGTTCATCCGCGGCCAGTCCTCGGGCAACAACATCTTCGTCGACGGCATCCGAGACTCGGGCGGTCAGCAACGCGAGGTCTTCAACCTGGAACAGGTCGAGGTCATCAAGGGTCCGGACTCGGCCTATTCGGGCCGCGGCTCGGGCGGCGGCTCGATCAATCTGTCGTCCAAGACGCCCAAGCTGGTGGACTTCACCAACGTCTCGCTGGGCGGCGGCACCGACAGCTACTGGCGCGGCACGATCGACCAGAACTGGCGCATCAACGACTCGACCGGCTTCCGGATCAACATCCTGTCGGCCTCGGGCGACGTGGCGAACCGCAACGCGGTGGACTACGACAAGCTCGGCGTCGCGGCCTCCTTCGCGGTGGGCATCGACACCGCGACGACCGCGACCCTGAGCTTCAACTATCTCGACAGCAACCAGATGCCCGACTACGGCATCCCCCTCTATACAAAGAAGGGCTCCGCCACGACGGCGCCGCGTCCCAACGCCAGCGGCGTTCTGGATGTGCCCTATGACACCTTCTACGGCCTGACGGCGCGTGACTATCTGACCAACACCGTCAAGAGCGCGACGCTGCGGCTGGAGCATCAGCTCACGCCCAATCTGACGATCCGCAACATCACCCGCTACGCCGAGACCCTGAACGACTATGTCGTGACCAATCCGGGCGACGGCGGTACGGCCGTTCTGGTCAACGGCGTCTGGTGGATGAAGCGCGGTCTGAAGTCGCGCTGGAACCCGGTCGACACCACCGCCAACGTCACCGAACTGTTCGGCACGTTCAACACCGGCTCGATCAAGCACAGCTTCAGCCTCGGCGCCGAGTTCACCCATGAGGTCAACGACAACGCGTCGTGGACGGTCACGTCCCTGACGGGCACGGCCTGTCCGGCGCCTCTGACCGGCGTGGACTGCACCCCGCTCTACAACCCCAATCCCAGCGATCCCTGGACCGGCACCAAGGTGTTGGGCGCCATCACTTCGAACACCACCGACACCAAGGCCGTCTACGCCTTCGACTCGATCGAGCTCGGAGACAAGTGGTTGCTGAACCTCGGCCTGCGCTGGGACGACTATTCGGTGGACGGCGTGGCCTCGACCGGTCTGCCGGTCGCTGAAGCATCGTGGGACTTCACCAACTATCAGGTCGGCCTGGTCTACAAGCCGACGCAGAACACCAGCATCTACGGCTCGGTTTCGACCTCCTCGACCCCGCCCCCGGTCAATGGCGGCGACGGCAACTCCAGCGCCACGCCTGCCCAGTCGATTTTGCCTCCGGAAGACACCCTCAGCTACGAGATCGGCGCCAAGGCCAGCCTGTTCCGTCAACAGCTCCAGCTCAGCATCGCCGCCTTCAGCCTGACGCGTGAAAACGCTTCGGTCGTGGTCGACGGACTGGCCCAGCCGGTCGGCGAAGTCGAGGTTCAGGGGATCGAGATCGGCTTCTCCGGCAACATCACCCCGCAATGGCAGGTGTTCGGCGGCTACACCTATCAGAGCAGCGAACTGGTTCAGGCCGCCGACAGCAGCGTCAATGAAGGTGATCCGCTGGCCAATACGCCCGAGAACAACTTCAGCCTCTTCACCACCTACCGCCTGCTGCCGAAGCTGGTTCTGGGTGGCGGCGTCTACTACGTCTCGGACTCCAACGGCGGCAACCAGGGCGGCGCCGGCGGCGGCGCCAACGGCATCTACGCCCCGGCCTACACCCGCGTCGACGCCTTCGCCTCCTACGACCTGACCGAGCGCGCCACCCTGCAGCTGAACGTGCAGAACGCGACGGACGAAGAGTACATCCTGCGCACCAACGGCGTGCACCATGCCGACCCGGCGCCGGGTCGTTCGGCCACCCTGGCGCTGAACGTTCGCTTCTAG
- a CDS encoding Fe2+-dependent dioxygenase: protein MLLHIPEVFTKDEVAVLRQRLDAGPWSDGNATSGHQSALAKRNMQLPETSEVAIEVGLIVRQALEANPMFVSAALPHTIYPPLFNRYEGGQAFGVHVDNAIRQQGRAGVRIRSDLSATLFLSEPEDYDGGELMIEENYGAQSVKLPAGDLVLYPSKSLHRVTPVTRGARVSSFMWLQSLVRDDAARETLFQLDIATQRVNIDKGPQDQAVIELTGVYHNLLRRWAEV, encoded by the coding sequence GTGCTGCTTCATATTCCCGAGGTCTTCACCAAGGACGAGGTCGCCGTGCTGCGCCAGCGGCTGGACGCCGGTCCGTGGAGCGACGGCAACGCCACCTCGGGCCACCAGTCGGCCCTGGCCAAACGCAACATGCAGCTGCCGGAGACCTCCGAGGTCGCCATCGAGGTCGGGCTGATCGTCCGACAGGCGCTGGAGGCCAATCCGATGTTTGTCTCGGCCGCCCTGCCGCACACGATCTATCCGCCGCTGTTCAACCGCTATGAGGGCGGTCAGGCTTTCGGCGTCCATGTCGACAACGCCATCCGCCAGCAGGGCCGGGCCGGGGTGCGGATCCGCAGCGACCTGTCGGCGACCCTCTTCCTGTCCGAGCCCGAGGACTATGACGGGGGCGAGCTGATGATCGAGGAGAACTACGGCGCCCAGTCGGTCAAGCTGCCGGCGGGCGATCTGGTTCTCTATCCATCCAAGAGCCTGCATCGGGTCACACCGGTGACGCGCGGCGCCCGGGTGTCGAGCTTCATGTGGCTGCAGTCGCTGGTGCGCGACGACGCCGCCCGCGAGACCCTGTTCCAGCTCGACATCGCCACCCAGCGCGTGAACATAGACAAGGGGCCGCAGGATCAGGCCGTCATCGAGCTGACCGGCGTATACCACAATCTGCTGAGGCGCTGGGCGGAGGTTTAG
- a CDS encoding sulfite reductase subunit alpha codes for MTTDPVHWIAAAVATGLWLIVCAAVAVASARARRADRARTEAFGGGGSDATLIAYASQTGFAEELALMTARALTEAGQSARVVSFADLERDMLTATKRALFVVATTGEGDAPDSAGRVLRRMLDRDAALPDLTYGMLALGDRSYKDYCGFAHVVDGWLRRSGATPLFDLVEVDDADPEAIRHWQHQLNAITGSNAEPDWTPPSYDRWTLVERRLLNPGSPGGEAFHLAFAPVEHTPDWSAGDIVEIGVPAPEGDRPAAREYSIASLPADGRLELLVRLMRHPDGTPGLASGWLTGQANLGDEVAMRVRVNRGFHGPAATTSMILIGNGTGLAGLRGHLKARASGNAKVGEAWLMFGERTSAHDAFHDVELQTWLASGVLTRLDRTFSRDPGDGRYVQAVIAEQAEELRRWIDRGAAIYVCGSLEGMASGVHAALEEALGPDRLITLAETGRYRRDVY; via the coding sequence GTGACGACCGATCCCGTCCACTGGATCGCGGCGGCCGTCGCGACGGGTCTATGGCTGATCGTCTGTGCTGCGGTCGCCGTCGCGAGCGCCCGCGCACGGCGCGCCGACCGCGCCCGCACCGAGGCCTTCGGTGGCGGCGGGTCCGATGCGACCCTGATCGCCTACGCCAGCCAGACGGGCTTCGCCGAGGAACTGGCCCTGATGACTGCCCGCGCCCTGACCGAGGCCGGACAATCCGCGCGTGTCGTCTCCTTCGCCGACCTCGAACGCGACATGCTGACGGCGACGAAGCGCGCCCTGTTCGTGGTCGCCACCACCGGCGAGGGCGACGCCCCCGACAGCGCCGGCCGTGTCCTGCGCCGCATGCTGGATCGCGACGCCGCCCTGCCCGACCTGACCTACGGAATGCTGGCGCTCGGGGACCGGAGCTACAAGGACTACTGCGGCTTCGCCCATGTGGTGGACGGTTGGCTAAGGCGTTCGGGCGCCACGCCCCTGTTCGATCTGGTCGAGGTCGACGACGCCGATCCCGAAGCCATCCGCCACTGGCAGCATCAGCTCAACGCGATCACCGGCTCCAATGCCGAGCCCGATTGGACCCCGCCGTCCTACGATCGCTGGACCTTGGTCGAGCGCCGCCTGCTCAATCCCGGCAGCCCCGGCGGCGAGGCCTTCCACCTGGCCTTCGCCCCCGTCGAGCACACGCCCGACTGGTCCGCCGGCGACATCGTCGAGATCGGCGTCCCGGCGCCCGAGGGCGACCGCCCGGCTGCGCGCGAATACTCCATCGCCTCCCTGCCCGCCGACGGCCGGCTGGAACTGCTGGTGAGGCTGATGCGCCATCCCGACGGAACTCCGGGTCTCGCCTCCGGCTGGCTGACCGGTCAGGCGAACCTCGGCGACGAGGTCGCCATGCGGGTCCGCGTCAACCGCGGCTTCCACGGCCCGGCCGCTACGACCTCGATGATCCTGATCGGCAACGGCACGGGTCTGGCGGGCTTGCGCGGCCACCTGAAGGCCCGCGCCTCGGGAAACGCCAAGGTCGGGGAGGCCTGGCTGATGTTCGGCGAGCGCACCTCGGCCCATGACGCCTTCCACGACGTCGAGCTCCAGACCTGGCTCGCCTCGGGCGTCCTGACCCGGCTGGACCGCACCTTCTCGCGCGACCCCGGCGACGGCCGCTATGTCCAGGCCGTCATCGCCGAACAGGCCGAGGAACTGCGCCGCTGGATCGACCGCGGCGCGGCCATCTACGTCTGCGGCTCCCTCGAAGGCATGGCCTCGGGCGTCCACGCCGCGCTGGAAGAGGCCCTCGGCCCCGACCGTCTGATCACCCTGGCCGAGACTGGCCGGTATCGCCGCGACGTGTACTAA
- a CDS encoding FAD:protein FMN transferase, which yields MSAPPSRPPSDIVWSLGGETMGTGWSARIVAPPGVDKEALDAAIRQELDAVVAVFSPWEAASEISRFNGAPAGTWALSQPFWTLLDAAMDIADDTNGAVDPTLGALVDLWGFGPPGPRPADAPLPSDEEIDAAQALGGWQSLRLNREARAAVQPGGVKLDFSGIAKGHAVDRVSERLTAMGATSHLIEIGGELRGAGVKPDGQPWWVEIEQPPGSPAPRTLIALVDIALATSGDYRKAFSHEGRRYSHTLDGRTGRPIDNGLASVTVVHPSAMKADAFATALTVMGPYDGPEFAEAYGLAAHFVERTPRGPIERMTPLYAAMLEDESKED from the coding sequence ATGAGCGCCCCGCCGTCCCGCCCCCCCAGCGACATCGTCTGGAGCCTGGGCGGCGAGACCATGGGCACCGGCTGGTCGGCCCGGATCGTCGCGCCTCCGGGCGTCGACAAGGAGGCGCTCGACGCCGCCATTCGTCAGGAGCTGGACGCCGTCGTCGCCGTCTTCAGTCCCTGGGAGGCCGCCAGCGAGATCAGCCGTTTCAACGGCGCCCCCGCCGGGACCTGGGCCCTGTCGCAGCCCTTCTGGACCCTGCTCGACGCGGCCATGGACATCGCCGACGACACCAATGGCGCGGTCGATCCGACGCTGGGCGCTCTCGTGGATCTGTGGGGTTTCGGCCCGCCCGGACCGCGTCCCGCCGACGCCCCCCTGCCCTCCGACGAAGAGATCGACGCGGCCCAGGCCCTCGGCGGCTGGCAGTCGCTGCGCCTCAACCGCGAGGCCCGCGCCGCCGTCCAGCCCGGCGGAGTGAAGCTCGACTTCTCCGGCATCGCCAAGGGCCACGCCGTCGACCGCGTCTCCGAACGCCTGACCGCCATGGGCGCAACCTCCCACCTGATTGAGATCGGCGGCGAGCTGCGCGGCGCGGGGGTCAAGCCCGACGGCCAGCCCTGGTGGGTCGAGATCGAACAGCCGCCGGGCAGCCCCGCGCCCCGCACCCTGATCGCCCTAGTCGACATCGCCCTGGCCACCTCCGGCGACTACCGCAAGGCCTTCAGCCATGAGGGCCGCCGCTATTCCCACACCCTGGACGGCCGCACGGGCCGCCCCATCGACAACGGCCTGGCCTCGGTGACCGTGGTCCATCCTTCCGCGATGAAGGCCGACGCCTTCGCCACCGCCCTGACCGTCATGGGCCCCTATGACGGCCCCGAGTTCGCAGAGGCCTATGGCCTGGCCGCCCATTTCGTCGAACGCACCCCGCGCGGGCCGATCGAGCGGATGACCCCGCTCTACGCCGCCATGCTCGAAGACGAGTCGAAGGAAGACTGA
- a CDS encoding DUF4198 domain-containing protein, with protein sequence MNRLKTGAALVALIAAFAAPLSAQAHRAWILPSTTSLSGTEGWVGFDAGISNGVFDADHAAMRLDNLRATAPDGSNVPLEHTMQGQWRSTFDVHLTQPGTYRVGSVSQTANATWTLNGTPGRWRGPAADLAANIPSGATDVVSAVNSNRLETFVTLGEPTTTVFQPTGQGIELVPTTHPSELAVGEAATFQLLKDGAPLAGADVTIARGGLKYRDAPEEITAKTGADGKFSVTWPEAGMYWINTVNRPGGAPQREGGEGPRPEGPRPEGPRPEGAPAAGGEGRGPGGPGGGRMAGPPTPSAAYTAVVEVFP encoded by the coding sequence ATGAACCGTCTCAAGACTGGCGCCGCCCTCGTCGCCCTGATCGCCGCCTTCGCCGCCCCCCTGTCGGCCCAGGCCCACCGCGCCTGGATCCTGCCCTCGACGACCAGCCTGTCGGGCACGGAAGGCTGGGTCGGCTTCGACGCCGGCATCTCCAACGGGGTGTTCGACGCCGACCATGCGGCCATGCGCCTCGACAACCTGCGCGCCACGGCGCCGGATGGCTCCAATGTGCCGCTCGAGCACACCATGCAGGGCCAGTGGCGCTCGACCTTCGACGTCCACCTGACCCAGCCCGGCACCTATCGCGTCGGCAGCGTGTCCCAGACCGCCAACGCCACCTGGACCCTGAACGGAACTCCCGGCCGCTGGCGCGGTCCGGCCGCCGACCTGGCCGCCAACATCCCCTCGGGCGCGACCGATGTGGTCTCGGCGGTCAATTCCAACCGTCTGGAGACCTTCGTCACCCTGGGCGAACCGACCACCACCGTCTTCCAGCCGACCGGCCAGGGCATCGAATTGGTCCCGACCACCCACCCGTCCGAACTGGCCGTGGGCGAGGCCGCGACCTTCCAACTGCTCAAGGACGGCGCACCCCTGGCCGGCGCCGACGTCACCATCGCGCGCGGTGGGCTGAAATATCGCGACGCCCCGGAAGAGATCACCGCCAAGACCGGCGCCGACGGCAAATTCTCGGTCACCTGGCCCGAGGCCGGCATGTACTGGATCAACACCGTCAACCGCCCGGGCGGCGCCCCCCAGCGTGAGGGCGGCGAAGGCCCGCGTCCGGAAGGCCCCCGTCCTGAAGGGCCGCGCCCCGAAGGCGCACCCGCCGCCGGCGGCGAAGGTCGCGGCCCCGGCGGTCCCGGCGGCGGTCGCATGGCCGGCCCGCCGACCCCCTCGGCCGCCTATACCGCCGTCGTGGAAGTCTTCCCCTGA
- a CDS encoding DUF2271 domain-containing protein yields the protein MRLLPAAALAVTAASAVAAPAMAADLTVTIEVPRLPVAAYHRPYVAVWIENPADQAAVRTLAVWYEQVKPDNEGQTWLKDLRTWWRKGGRAMRMPADGVSGATRAPGRQTITIPAARLSGVAAGQYNLVVEAAREQGGREVVRVPFRWGAPNTGRVAGTSELGAVSVAVSR from the coding sequence ATGCGCCTCCTGCCCGCCGCCGCCCTCGCCGTCACTGCGGCCTCCGCCGTCGCCGCCCCGGCCATGGCCGCCGACCTGACCGTGACGATCGAGGTCCCCCGCCTGCCGGTCGCCGCCTATCACCGCCCCTATGTCGCCGTCTGGATCGAGAACCCGGCCGACCAGGCCGCCGTGCGCACCCTCGCCGTCTGGTACGAGCAGGTGAAGCCGGACAACGAGGGCCAGACCTGGCTGAAGGACCTGCGCACCTGGTGGCGCAAGGGCGGCCGCGCCATGCGCATGCCGGCCGACGGCGTCTCCGGCGCCACCCGCGCCCCGGGCCGTCAGACCATCACCATTCCCGCCGCCCGCCTCTCCGGCGTCGCCGCCGGCCAGTACAATCTCGTCGTGGAAGCCGCCCGCGAACAGGGCGGCCGCGAGGTCGTGCGCGTGCCCTTCCGCTGGGGCGCTCCGAACACCGGCCGCGTCGCCGGAACCTCTGAACTGGGCGCCGTTTCCGTCGCCGTCAGCCGCTAA
- a CDS encoding PepSY-associated TM helix domain-containing protein → MTETAANPRSKTAETAKAKPPAINKARAFWLKQLHSWHWISAGLALAGMILFAATGITLNHAAQIKATPVVSDQTGTLPAPLLTRLAEMPEEATAPVPDAVARWAGQTFKANIGGKPTETTADEVYVALAMPGGDGWLTIDRATGETQYEVTSQGWVAYINDLHKGRNTGPVWYWFIDVFAAACIVFALTGLTLLWLHSRSRPMTWPLVGLGLLIPVIIALIFVH, encoded by the coding sequence GTGACCGAAACCGCTGCAAACCCGCGTTCCAAAACTGCCGAGACCGCCAAGGCCAAGCCGCCGGCGATCAACAAGGCGCGCGCCTTCTGGCTCAAGCAACTGCACAGCTGGCACTGGATTTCGGCGGGCCTGGCCCTCGCCGGGATGATCCTGTTCGCCGCGACCGGCATCACCCTGAACCACGCCGCCCAGATCAAGGCGACGCCCGTGGTCTCGGACCAGACCGGAACCCTGCCCGCCCCGCTTCTGACCCGTCTGGCCGAGATGCCGGAGGAGGCGACCGCGCCGGTTCCGGACGCCGTGGCCCGCTGGGCCGGGCAGACCTTCAAGGCCAATATCGGCGGCAAGCCGACCGAAACCACCGCCGACGAGGTCTATGTCGCCCTGGCCATGCCCGGCGGCGACGGATGGCTGACCATCGACCGTGCAACGGGTGAGACCCAGTACGAAGTCACCTCCCAGGGCTGGGTCGCCTACATCAACGATCTGCACAAGGGCCGGAACACCGGACCGGTCTGGTACTGGTTCATCGACGTCTTCGCCGCCGCCTGCATCGTCTTCGCATTGACCGGCCTGACGCTTCTCTGGCTGCATTCTCGCAGCCGTCCCATGACTTGGCCCCTGGTCGGTCTGGGTCTGCTGATCCCCGTCATCATCGCCCTGATCTTCGTCCACTGA